GACCTGACCCCGCCCCCGAAGGGCAGGTAGTGGAAGCGTCCCTCTTTGTCCTCGCCTCGCTCCTGGCTGAAGCGGTCCGGGTCGAAGGTCTCCACGTCCTTGAAGACGGCGGCGGTGTCGTGGGTGTCCCGGATGCTGTACATCACGCTCCAGCCTTTGGGAATCTGGACGCCCTGGATGGAAAAGACAGAGACGGAACATCagaccctgtttacaccacaTTCGTACCAAGCTggtgactgtcagctctaaaGGAGAATCTGGACTAAGACTCTTGACattcagaagaaaacattgttattgtccatatACTGAGGTCTAAATGACTCTAACTCGCTATCATGGAACCATTGGAACTGTTGGAGACCTTGATGTTGCTTAAATAGGTATTCTCTTTCCTTCTATTCAAGCAAGAAGGCTTTTTTCAACATAcctttttgcacatttttggttattttttttagttttgaggACAAGTTTCTTTCATGATGTATTCTTTGTCTATTTTTAGGAAGGTGGCAGATGTTCAGAAAGTAGAAATGCTTTAAGAACCAGACATCTATCGGGTTAGAAACTCAATGGTGACACTCACGTCCAGTTCGAAGGTCTGCATGGCCGTGCGGTAGGCCCCCGAGACGGGCGTGAAGAGCCTCAGCACCTCCTTGATGACGCAGTCCAAGTACTTGAGGCTGACGATGGTGTCCAGCCGGAGCTCCCCCTCGGGGCAGAGGCAGCCGTTGTGGAGGAGGCCCCGGgccctcagctcctccctcagccGCTCCAGGACGGTCGGGTGGCGGAGCAGCTGCATGATGAGGGAGGTGCTGGCGCTGGCAGTGGTCGCAAAGGCTGCAAAGATGAGCTCAATGGTCGATTCCTGGGGGAGGTTAAAGAAGCGGGAAAGTGGGTCAGAATATCTTTCTTCCACTGTCTTCTGTGATTCTTCTCCATAAGAGCggaaaaatcattaaaaaaagaaattctggTAAGAATTCAGTGACTGGCCTGAATTGTGCTAAGTCAGAGTGTGATATGAAAAGTACAGCATGAGAAGAAACATCCACAGAGTTCTTGGCTGTGCTGAGCTGCAGTGAGTTGATTTGTCTTCGCTTTGTGAGCGGGCCAGCTGGACTCAAACCTCGGCCTCTGATGGCCTAATTACTTGTCACCTGACACTCAGTTTGAGTGTGGGTtagtatttttgttttctttttatcagtACATGGAGCCAATGAGCATCGGAGTACATGTGAAATCTGGagcgagaacatccagaacgcAGGATGGAAAGATGAGTGTCCTTCCCCAGTCATGGAAATCAGTGTTGTGTGGCGCTCCAGTCCACTGCTGCACCCCCAGCCTGCCCTTTATTATGAAACAACACTGCGCCAAAATAAACGCCAAAAGCAAATACACAATGAAAGTATGTTGCTTCTAGTTCCTGAAAAGTCGTGTTTTTGGAACGATGGAGCTGTTATCCAATCACAACATTTGAATTACCATGCTGGGCCCCGATTATTGAAGCAGCAGAATAAATAACACCCCGACCGGGCAGAACGACTCTTATTCTGAAGCCGTAATCTGCCGTCGTCTGAGTGTGGAGACTCGTCTGACTCGCGTACGTCACACAGCGGCGGCAGAGTGTGTGTCGGCCCGGGCCTCTGCCACAGGGCCTCCCCAGTgcccgtgtgagtgtgtgcgtacAGGAGGCCTCTTTCAGACCCCTCGCGGGGGGAGTGTTGACTTATTTTTGGCCCTGGACTTAAcccagaaaccacagagtgcgCCGGAGAAGCAGCGAGGGTTGAGTTTCCACCGAATTCCTCGGAATTGCTTTAATAGGTAAATAGAGGGTGTGCCTgaccatgagtgtgtgtgtgttagtgttaCTGTCTGGCTGTGGGCATCAGTTCAGCGTCCCTTCATATTTAACGTCTACCGTCGGTCACTGGAGTCGCTGGGACGACTCACGCTGATCGGAGAAGCCGTGGAGATGGCGTCTCAGATAGTTCCCCGTCGGCAGTTTAAACACCGTGCGAACGTCTCTGCACGCTTCGCACTCGGTGTGTGCCTGCAGCTTTCCACATGTGAGGCACTGACTTCTTGTGTGCCTGGATTTCCTCCAGCTTAACGGCTCGTTCATGCTGGACATTAAATACACAGAGGCGTTCGCCCACACTGTGttcactttgtgtttctgtcggTCTCCTGGAACCGCTGGGAGACTTCAGGGCAGCATTCAGATAAGAATCAAACAACAGACacgttttcaaagtttttcttaaCAGACCACGATTGGTAGTGATATTACAGTCGGACCATTCCAGCAGTTATCCATTCAGATATGTGCACCACTATAGACCTGACTCCCTCAACAACCCCTCAAAGAGGACTAATACCTATCTTTCCGGTTCCTCAGAGAACAGAATGGACAGAGGTCCTGTGAAGCTTTTAGTACCGAGGAAAAACTGCATCTTGGTAATTCAGATCAGTGCCCTCTGGTGGAGGGACTCTCATGGAAGCAGGGAGGTATACAGGCAGTGTTtggagcacacacacctgcttcgGCGTGAAGCCAAAGCGTGAATGAGCCTGGTGTGTTTCCCACCTTGAGTTCCTGCATGGTGAGCTCAGTGCCGTTTTCCTTGGCGCTCTCCATCAGGACGTCCAGTGCGTCGCTGTAATCTTTCCCCTGAGAGCACAGAGGCTTCTCCCTGATGGCTTTCTCGATGCTCTTCTGGAGGGTGTCCCGTGCACGGATAccctgcaaacacacatacaccagAGAGAGTCACCCTACATGACAAATGAAAGCTTGGATAAATGACATACTGTTGGTTTTGGACAAAAACGGATCGAAACGATACAGTGGAAAGTTTGGATTGCCCTTTCTACAGCGGTTCAGGGAGCTGACATACCTTCCTGTAGCCGCTGAAGGGCAGGTCTATGGGCAGGCTGAACAGGTTGTTCACGAAGTCCTGGAAGGTGGAGAAGAGAtgcttcatctcctcctccgaCACCCTGAAGCCCAGCAGCACCCTCACCGCCATGGTGAAGGACAGCCTCTGGCTCTCCCTGCAGCGAGAAGATGGCCAAATTTTTAACTGAACCTTGGACACAGATTATTTTAGGAAACCAGCAGTGTTGTCCGAGGTTCCGTTTACACGACGGCCAGAAAAAAATGTGACGATTTGAAGAGCAAATGCAAAGCTTTGCCTCTCTCTACCTGTAGACGTTGATGGGCTCAGGGTTGGAGCTCCACACTCGGAGGCTCTCCTGGATCACCTGCTGGATCTTGGGGAGGTACGACTCCAAGGCCTCATGGCTGAACACTTTGGCAAACACCTGGAGAGACGagggagaagcagaagaaatcGGGTTAGAGCTGCAGGCTCCAGACTCTGATAAGGATCAGGAGTCAGTTTCAATAAATGCTCATAAATTACACACATTGACAGAACGTCAGGGAACAAGGTATGGGAACTGAAGCAAAGCCAAAGACTAAAGTACACCGATTAAACTCCACGATTGTGCAAAAACATGCTGTTTTTGGCAAatctttaaaaaagtgttttggatTTGGTCCTTTTTGGTTAAGCTCACAGGAATGTGGTGCAAAAAGACACATCTTGGCCAAAAAtagctgtttttatttggttttgatCCTTTTTTGGCATTTCTGCTGCCCTCAGTCGAAGCCAGGGCAAAACTGTAGTTTGTTGAAATAACCACAACCCCACTTATATAACTAAGTACTTTTTTTTAGAATGAAATCCAGTTCAGATCTCGAAAGTCGGGGACCCGGGTTTGAGTCCCAATTTGTGGCCGAAAGGACATAAAGTGTAAAAACTGGCAAAATCTAGAGTGCAAGTTTCTACAAATAGTTGTGGTGACTCTTGTGAAACAAAGATACAGTGTCAGATGGTGACGGTGCCTGTGGGTCAGTGGAAGTGTTTTAGCACATGCAGAACAACTGTTTACTACAGCCGTGCTGCGAATGACCAgtggcagtgtttcagaaaagttgcgttttcgcCCGTCTACACTGAGACGGAGTTCCATTTTCATGTTTCTACAGTGTCGGAGCATTGTGCAGAAGTTATGTTTTTAGGAGCTGTGATGACCTTCGTCACGTAATCAGACACTTAAAATGCAACAAGAGTTTTCCCCTTTTCACCCGACaatgttgccatggaaacggcgCCATACAATTAGAAACTACGTTATGGTGAAATTACATTTCAAAGGACATCTTAAAAAGGTGCTTGTTGGTACAAAAACTCCaatactgtttttgtttgttgtgttttaagtAACTTTCTGGCATTTCTTCAGCACTCATTTGTCCTGTAGTCCTACCGAGACAAGACTTTCCATTGTGCATTTATTCATATTCATTCTCTATGATATTTATCCCTaaattctccctcctcctcctcctcatcccctcCCAGCCCAGTCTTTACAGAGACTTATACATTGTGGAGGTTTTCCCCTGTAGTCAGCAGAAGCAGAATGACAGGCAGAAAGAGCGAGAGCAGAGaagagggaggtggggggggggagagtgGGGGGGCAGAGTTAAGTCTTTCCTGGCGGCTTGTAGTATTTCTTCGTATGAATCAGTCACCAGTCGTCAGTGCTGTTTGGACAAATAACATTCCTTCAGATTTAACCTCCAAAACTGCCCTTAAAACAGTCTTGGAAGTGATTTAGAAGTGGAGAGCATtggagtggagagaggagagagagaaagagagcggtCTGGACTAGAATAGGGCTTTTATATTAATATGAATCAGTCACTAGCGCTTGGCTTTATTTGGATAAATAACAGTCTGGTGTGTTTAACCTTTACAGCTCTCTCTGAAACAGGCACAGATTGATGTGGAGGTCGGCCTGAGGAGAAAAGACCgtgtatatatttatttctgtatataTGTGACTGTGTTTCTTGttaaaatgcatcgttttttgTTTCCGAAAAGTTACATGTTTACACataaaagtgatgaaaatatttCCACAGAAACAACAGCGACACTGAAACGGTGTAGCTCGCATGTAGCACGGTGAGTTAGCGCTGTTAGCTGAGAACACTGCACTCgaaacatgaacaatgggagACTATGGACAGACTGCAAAGCTGGATTGTTATTAGAGTGACTGACAACTCTAGAACAGGGccaggatctggacctggaccaggacaaTATGGACTGTCTTGAGCCGTCAACAAGAACCCGAGCATTTTGCAAAACTTGCGTAGCTTCCATTGTCTTATGAACAGATTCCCAAAAGGCAACAAATATTcagcattttcacctgaaatcgttgccatggaaacggacccTGATCTCCAACCTCTGTGTTTCTCGACCATTTAATTTTCACACACTTTCCATTTTTCAAATTCAATCCGAGATCTCCGGGAGCCGCGGGGATCTCACGCGGGTTCGATAACGGCTGCACATGGTTGGCGTTTTCTGCCCGGTTGAAAATGAGACTGGAACATCTGAACAAAGCAAATGTTCCGTTAGAGATGGATGCTTCTCTTTAACGGCGGGTATCCGCTCCATCCCAGCGCCTCGGCCAGCAATTACACCAACGCGTCTTATTAGTTCTTCCTCTTGTGTTAATTTTTATGAGCTCCTTCTTCATGATCCGAGCTGAACGAGCTCCTAATTTACTCCCATCTGTgggttttttcaactttttatgGCTGGTTCTCGATATTTTAAGTGTACAGAGAAACTCTCAAACGCATGCAGGCGATATTGGAgagaaatacaactttttttttttgtaaaactttCTAATAATTCAGTGATCGTCTCTGATTCTCCCGTTTGGTCAGTTGACGGAACTGACCGAGGGGTCGAAGTGCGCGACTCGCTCCTGCTGTGTATTTTCCACGTGTCGGCGCGCCGAAGGAGCCCGACAGTGAAAACAAAGGcctcctgcttctcttcactgACTCATGATGTAAGCCGAGAGGGGAGGAAGGCGGCTTCTGGTGGGCCCGGCGCCCGGGCCGGCCAGGGTACATGCGGCTCTTGAGGTCTGGGTTCCAGCCGCCAAACTATCATTTGGTAGCTTGTACTCTTTAGTTTGTCCTCTGCCTCATTTTCCtctcgttttctctctctctcctccgttACCCTTCGCTCCCTATGCCCCCCCCCACTCTCCTAGAAATGAATGAACAATAGTctactgagctgctgctgtgtgcgtgaaagtgtgcatgtgtgaattacgtgtgtgtgtgtgtgagggagtggtTAGCCCAGGATCACAGCGCGCTCTTAGGCGTTAGCAGCGCTACatttccgccgccgccgcctcacccCAGGGCTGCTGGTCCCAGATCAGTTTACATGACCTGCCGTCCAACCCCCCGACCACAGGAGATTACACACAGCGGCCGGCCTCAGAGGCAGCCGGAGACAAAACACCGGCGGCCGTGACCGCTGAAGGTCACCGCGTCAGGTCTCAAGGAcacagcggggtcaagaggtcacGGCTTGTCCCTCTGTTGTCCAGAGAAGAGTTTAAACCACGACGTTTTTTTCGTTGCATTGTCGTCTTATTGATTTGAATTTCCTTTAACTGTCCAAAGgttgttgccatggttacgACCTTATGGTTCTCGCGgccatcttcctccactaacatccagattatagcgCATCTTTCGCTCACTTAACTGGACCTACGACTTGAAACGGACTGTGCAGGAAAAGCTTACAGAACCTACATCCTGAAGTTAGTTTTCTTTTAGACTAACTAGTGAAGAAAGTGAATCATTTTGAAACTCGAAAATACAATCAGGTGATGATTCCGACTCTTCAAACCGTCTTCTTTCAACATATTTGCATAATTGGAGATTGGACTGCGCTCCTGAAAGCCGTGCGACCAATGAGTGGATGAAGGTCCGGCTGGTTGTGTAACGCCGCGGCTCTCGCCGTTCGGCCCGTCGGCACCGGTTTTGCGGATAATTGGTCAATTTGGGCGAACACTCTGCCCTCTTCTGCACGCGCTCCTACATAAACAGAGCCGGAGCTACTGGAGGACCGGAGAGTCAGGCAGTGAGCGCCGGCAGGCGGAGAGGTAACTacaggtcacacacactctctctcacacacacacacgctgccacGCTGCCAATAgaaggaggttttttttatgcagTGTCACTCGGATGATTCGAGTCACACCTGGGACAGAAGAGCTTGACGAGGAGAGAAGACGGTgaggagacagaagaggaggaagaggaggatgaggaggaggattgtTCAGTACAACAGTTATTTCGCTGCACCACAAAAACGTGACTGTCTTCTGTAGCCTGCAGTGCAAAGACACAggcttaaacacacacacacacacacacacacacacacacacacacacacacacacacacacacacacagagttgtcCTAATAACGTCCATATGTCTTAAATTATGTGAAAGTGCTGTGAGCTGCTGGTTCCACAGACATGTAAAGACTCCTTTATTCTTTTCTCTGccctccttttcctctctctctctctctctctctctctctctctctctctctcctcatccaTTCCTTTTTAAGGACACAgctttgtatttctttgtcctctttcttcagtctgtttgtgtTAAGGATAGAACTGAGTGAAATAGAATAAATAGAGCCATTACATGTTATTATCTCTGTGTCATTCAACAGCATTGAAACTTTAAATTACCTTTTCTTTTGTTCGATCTATCAAGTGGAACCAGTTTTATGTCCGATCCTTTTCAAACGCCGTGTTTGTTTTGCTCTATTTGcaaataattaaagccgcggaCGGCACATGCTGCGACTCTAAAGCGCTGACGGATCTCTGAAGGCTGGAGAAACGGCATGTTCTGCTGCAGCAATCAGCGCTTCCTGCAGCGGCGTCGCCTCTCACTGCCCGTGaatttgacctctgacccctcaggAGCGAGAGCCCGGTGTGAGTTTCACCTCGGTGGGAGTGGGCgtcgccctctactggccatgTGCAGAAACACACCTCATTCATTTCACTCGGAGAGAATGTGGTGAAATTAACGGTCGACAGAGGAACCCAGACTTGGACGGACCTGCTGTTGTTTCCAGAGCTGATTGACACTTTTCCACCCGTCCAGCACGCCGCTTTGTGGTTTGTATCAGGTAATAGCTCCGCTCATGGTcaacaaaatgtcttttaatCCTCTGAAGTTTCGCTCCTGAAGACTTCTGGGCTCGAAAACCAGAAATCGACTGTGGTTTTGTCTCATTTAACAGTAAAATGTAGGTGTTAAAGATGGTTTCGGGGTCGGTTTTCAGGAGTTTACGATGACGGCACGAGGTCGGCTCGGGTCTCGCTGGATGAGTTTGGAGTCAGTTCTTGCAAATTTGAACAAACTCTTgaagaaaagagcgtctgtaattCGAAGACAGTCAAGGCAGAAGAGACTGAGGCCTTGGCTGCACCACAGGAGGAAGATCCAGGGTCTCCCTTCTCcacatgctgaagtgtccttgagccaGATGATGAACCTGAGGAGTTCTCTGGAGACACGATCTGGGGAAAGCGCTGCACGAATGAAGTGATCGCT
The nucleotide sequence above comes from Salarias fasciatus chromosome 3, fSalaFa1.1, whole genome shotgun sequence. Encoded proteins:
- the cyp26b1 gene encoding cytochrome P450 26B1, producing the protein MLFDSFDLVSALATLAACLVSMALLLAVSQQLWQLRWTATRDKNCKLPMPKGSMGFPFIGETCHWLLQGSGFHASRRQKYGNVFKTHLLGRPLIRVTGAENVRKVLMGEHTLVTVDWPQSTATLLGPNSLANSIGDIHRKRRKVFAKVFSHEALESYLPKIQQVIQESLRVWSSNPEPINVYRESQRLSFTMAVRVLLGFRVSEEEMKHLFSTFQDFVNNLFSLPIDLPFSGYRKGIRARDTLQKSIEKAIREKPLCSQGKDYSDALDVLMESAKENGTELTMQELKESTIELIFAAFATTASASTSLIMQLLRHPTVLERLREELRARGLLHNGCLCPEGELRLDTIVSLKYLDCVIKEVLRLFTPVSGAYRTAMQTFELDGVQIPKGWSVMYSIRDTHDTAAVFKDVETFDPDRFSQERGEDKEGRFHYLPFGGGVRSCLGKQLATLFLRLLAIELASTSRFELATRQFPRVVTVPVVHPVDGLKVKFYGLDSNQNEIMAKSEELLGATV